The following proteins are encoded in a genomic region of Pseudomonas sp. Os17:
- a CDS encoding amino acid ABC transporter permease, with protein MTAYTPPPQPPQAVAEPLLKRLLGFRSRLYLTWTALLGLFASFFLSFDLKFSIILDKLPNLLGLHLSPSGFLQGAALTLFLCACSIVASSLLGFVTALARLSSSAVAFGIASFYASFFRGTPLLIQILLIYLGLPQLGVVPGAITAGIIALSLNYGAYLSEIFRAGLLGVPHGQRQAALALGMSDSVIFWQVTLPQAMRTIIPPTTNQFISMLKDSSLISVMGVWEVMFLAQSYGRSSYRYIEMLSTAALIYWLLSIGLELIQARMERHYGKGYAKRG; from the coding sequence ATGACTGCCTACACACCACCGCCGCAGCCACCACAAGCGGTGGCTGAACCGCTGCTCAAGCGCCTGCTGGGCTTTCGCAGCCGCCTGTACCTGACCTGGACGGCGCTGCTGGGGCTGTTCGCCAGCTTCTTCCTGAGCTTCGACCTGAAGTTCTCGATCATCCTCGACAAGCTGCCAAACCTGCTGGGCCTGCACCTGTCGCCCAGCGGCTTTCTCCAGGGCGCGGCGCTGACCCTGTTCCTCTGCGCCTGCTCCATCGTCGCCTCGTCGCTGCTGGGCTTTGTCACCGCCCTGGCGCGCCTGTCGTCCAGCGCCGTGGCGTTCGGCATCGCCAGCTTCTACGCCTCGTTCTTTCGCGGCACGCCGCTGCTGATCCAGATCCTGCTGATCTACCTCGGCCTGCCGCAACTGGGCGTGGTGCCGGGCGCCATCACCGCCGGGATCATCGCCCTGTCGCTGAACTACGGCGCCTACCTCAGCGAGATCTTCCGCGCCGGCCTCCTCGGCGTGCCCCACGGCCAGCGCCAGGCGGCCCTGGCCCTGGGCATGAGCGACAGCGTGATCTTCTGGCAGGTGACCCTGCCCCAGGCCATGCGCACCATCATTCCGCCGACCACCAACCAGTTCATCTCGATGCTCAAGGACTCGTCGCTGATCTCGGTGATGGGGGTCTGGGAAGTGATGTTCCTGGCCCAGTCCTATGGCCGTTCCAGCTACCGCTACATCGAGATGCTGAGCACCGCGGCGCTGATCTACTGGCTGCTGTCCATCGGCCTGGAACTGATCCAGGCGCGGATGGAAAGGCATTACGGCAAGGGTTACGCCAAGCGCGGCTGA